Proteins from a genomic interval of Desulfovibrio sp.:
- a CDS encoding BPL-N domain-containing protein — protein MAWRAVRALGLPCRLVKGQEIAEGAYLGKPGGTTPKGGQHQGGTGVSLLLVPGGNARLKAAALTPTGREAVRQWVERGGNYLGFCGGAGLALTHPNPDHGLNICPWARAAYPERLYHLISGHVRAHITPGHEFSPQRLDQPEGSPKPDHLTPGMTSSCIGARRAAIRQPEGEARKCAFLPSLPVWWPGRFAPQEDDRVTVLASYGFPDKDFWLADLTLQSIPSKIFSHWRDLYGVNLSADFLEGQPMVVSGQYGQGRYVLSYSHLETPHSPDANAWLAQLLRSMTGLEPSRADVPLWQLRHPCAAWPEGTGGPLLDALRHMRELLDLAVAHHLFFARTHWLWGWRTGLPGASCNNLHAALCTAASLEPSTAALDYWQQTAPRFAKLESLFASGAEDYFLACRLAETLSPTMPDAVDRRGLDHQRESLFGHPMTGGGIMAELLGMLEELIYLSQTATPCDLA, from the coding sequence ATGGCCTGGCGCGCTGTTCGCGCGCTGGGACTGCCCTGCCGCCTGGTTAAGGGACAAGAAATAGCCGAAGGCGCGTATTTAGGCAAGCCGGGGGGCACAACCCCCAAAGGTGGCCAGCATCAAGGCGGCACGGGCGTGTCGCTGCTGCTGGTTCCCGGCGGCAATGCCCGTCTCAAAGCCGCTGCCCTCACCCCGACCGGGCGCGAAGCAGTGCGCCAGTGGGTTGAACGCGGCGGCAACTATCTGGGGTTTTGCGGCGGCGCGGGGCTTGCCCTCACCCACCCCAACCCAGACCACGGGCTCAACATTTGCCCGTGGGCGCGGGCGGCCTACCCGGAACGCCTCTACCATCTCATTTCGGGCCACGTGCGGGCGCACATCACCCCCGGGCACGAATTTTCACCCCAAAGGCTTGACCAGCCGGAAGGCTCGCCCAAGCCAGACCACCTCACGCCGGGCATGACGTCCTCCTGCATTGGTGCCCGCCGTGCGGCCATTCGCCAGCCAGAAGGCGAAGCCCGGAAGTGCGCCTTTCTGCCCTCCCTGCCTGTGTGGTGGCCGGGCCGCTTTGCCCCGCAAGAGGACGACCGCGTGACCGTGCTGGCCTCGTACGGATTTCCCGACAAGGACTTCTGGCTGGCCGACCTTACGCTACAGAGCATTCCTTCCAAAATTTTTTCGCACTGGCGTGACCTGTACGGGGTCAACCTTTCGGCAGATTTTCTTGAGGGGCAGCCCATGGTTGTCAGCGGCCAGTACGGCCAGGGGCGCTATGTGCTGAGCTATTCACACCTTGAGACACCACACAGCCCCGATGCCAATGCCTGGCTGGCCCAGCTTTTGCGCAGCATGACCGGCCTTGAGCCCAGCCGTGCAGACGTACCCCTGTGGCAGCTGCGCCACCCCTGCGCCGCGTGGCCCGAAGGTACGGGCGGCCCCCTGCTGGACGCCCTGCGCCACATGCGCGAGCTGCTTGATCTGGCAGTGGCGCACCACCTCTTTTTTGCCCGCACCCACTGGCTGTGGGGCTGGCGCACCGGCCTGCCCGGCGCATCGTGCAACAACCTGCATGCAGCCCTGTGCACGGCGGCCAGCCTTGAACCCTCGACGGCGGCTCTGGACTACTGGCAGCAGACAGCCCCACGCTTTGCCAAGCTTGAAAGCCTGTTTGCCTCTGGCGCGGAAGATTATTTTCTGGCCTGCCGCCTGGCGGAAACACTCTCGCCCACCATGCCCGATGCCGTGGACAGGCGGGGCCTTGACCACCAGCGCGAATCGCTGTTTGGCCACCCCATGACCGGCGGCGGCATTATGGCCGAGCTGCTGGGCATGCTGGAGGAACTGATCTACCTTTCCCAGACTGCCACGCCCTGCGACCTGGCCTAG